Below is a genomic region from Rosa chinensis cultivar Old Blush chromosome 5, RchiOBHm-V2, whole genome shotgun sequence.
TTATATTTACCATGTTTTCTTTGATGTGACAATTGAGACTTCATTGTTCactggaaaattctgattgtcTGTGCTCTTCAGCCTTCGAATAATATTAGTGGAAACTTTTGAGTTTCAAAGTGTTTCCGAGAAAATCTTATTCCCATGATATGTTTTATGAGTGTGTTCAAGTGCTACCAGAGCAAAAAAGTTTATGTACATTGTTTTCATTATTGTTTACTGTATGTCACCACCGCTAGATCATGTCAAAGCTGCTGCCTGCTTCTAATGGCTTCGTAATTTTACTTTACTGTATTATTTGATTATTGTTTGAAATGTGTTTGGTTCTAATAATTTGACAGTTCTTTCAGTGTGACCGATGACTAACCAGGAAGACTTTTCCCTCAAGGAAACCTCACCGAACATTAGTAGCCGGAGGATCTCCACTGGTCCGGTGACTAGTCATGATCTTGTGGAGCACATGCAGTATCTGTATGTGAGGATTGTGAAAGCCAGAGAGTTGCCACTTCTCTGTGACCCTTATGTTGAACTGAAACTTGGAAACTACAGAGGAACCACAAGGCCCTTCCAGAAGACTCCAAATCCAGTATGGAACCAAGTGTTCGCTTTCCCCAAAGACAGAATTCAAGATCTAACTATGGAGATTTTGGTGAAGGACAAGGCTGTTGTCGTGGACGATCAAGGTCAAGCGACCATTGGCAAGTTTTCTTTCATTGTTCCTGAGGCTCCCATGATAATTCCCCCGAATAGTGCATTGGCACCGGAATGGTATAGGCTTGATGGTCGAAATGGGGTTAAGATTCGAGGAGAGTTGATGCTGTCCTTTTGGTTTGGAACACAGGCAGACGAGGTTTTTTCAGAAGCTTGGCACGCTGATGCGGCTGCGGTGAGTGAGGATTGTGTTTCAACTACTCATTCCAAAGTTTACCTTTCGCCTAGGCTTTGGTATCTTAGAGTGAATGTGATTGAAGCTCAGGATCTGATACTTAAAGTCAACAGTAACAAGGTAGAGACATCAGACTTGTTTGTGACAGCAGGTCTTGGGAACTTATTTACGAGAAGTAGAATTTCTAAAAATAAGAGTGTAAACCCGAAGTGGAATGAAGACCTAATGTTTGTTGCAGCAGAACCATTTGATGATCCTTTGGTTGTTAGTGTGGTGGAGTTGGTGAACAAAATGGAGGAGCATTGCATAGGGATGTGTGTGATTCCTCTAAGCGATGTGGAGAGGAGGATAGGGGCTGCTCCTCCCGCAGATAAGTGGTATAATCTTTCCATGATGGTTGAGGGCCAGCAGCAAGAGGTGAAGTTTGCTAGTAAGCTCCACATGATGATTAGTTTGGATGGGGGATACCATGTTCTTGATGAGCCTACTAATAATATTAGTGATCTTCTCCCGTCAGCAAAGTTATTGTGGAGACCTCCCATTGGGGTTTTGGAGTTGGGAATCTTGAATGCTACTGGACTATCACCTATAAAGAACAATAAGCCTTCGAATCAGGTCTGGGCATATTGTGTGGCGAAATATGGGACAAAGTGGGTAAGAACAAGGACGATTGTTGACAGTTCGGAGCCAAAATGGAATGAACAATATACTTGGGAAGTCTATGATCCATGTACAGTCATTACCATTGGAGTTTTTGACAATGGGCATCTACAATGTGGGAACAATAAACTGGATTTACCTATGGGGAAGGTAAGGATTCGGTTATCTACTCTCGAAACTGACAGGGTTTACACAAATTCTTATCCCCTTGTGGTTCCAACACCTTCTGGTTTAAAGAAGATGGGTGAAATCCAATTGGCTGTAAGATTTTCTTGTTCATCTTTGCTTAACTTGCTCAATCAATATTCACAGCCACTGCTCCCCAAATTGCATTACATTCTCCCACTATCTATATATCAGCTTGCTACCTTAAGGCACCAAGCCACTAATATTATCTCAACGAGGTTGGGTCGGGCTGAGCCACCATTAAGGAAAGAGGTTGTGGATTACATGCTGGATGCCAGTGCACATATATGGAGCATTAGAAGAGGCAGAGCCAATTTCAACAGGATCATCAATCTCTTTGATGGTTTTGTTGCACTTTACAAATGGTTTGAGGAGATCCGCAAATGGACTAATCCCATTGCCACAGGGATTGTCCACGTTATCTTCTTGGTTGTGCTTTTCTTTCCTGGTGTGATACTTCCCACTATGTTTTTCTACTCCTGTGGCCTAGGGATTTGGCGCTTCAGGAGGAGGCCTAGACAGATTGCATTCATAGATACTGAATTGTCTACTGCCTCCAATGTAACTCCAGAAGACTTGGCTGAGGAGTTTGATCCGTTTCCATCAGGAAAGAATAGCATTGATGATCTAAGAAGGAGATACGATTTACTACGTAGCCTTGGGGGAAGGATTCAGACAGTGCTTGGTGACATAGCAACTCTAGGGGAGAGAGTGCAATCTTTGGTGAGCTGGAGGGATCCAAGAGCTACATTTATGTTTGTTGTCTTCTCTTTTGTTGCTGGGGTAATAGCTTACGTTGTCCCTTTCAGAATGTTAGCTATTGTTGCAATCTTCCATGAGCTAAGGCACCCAAGTTTACGTATCGACCTCCCTTCATTCCCACAAAACTTTCTCAGGAGGATGCCAGCCAGATCTGATACAATGATTTGAGGTTTCTGGTATTGAATTATTCGtttaattctttttctcttgTTTATTAGTTTTTGTAGAGAATGTTTCTTCAAAATTTACTTGATTACATTTGGCTTTCTGTATGTTCATATATTCGGAGCAGTTATGGTCTTTGCTTTCCTCAATTTCATGGATATGATTAATTTTCCATATTGAAACTGTTGAGCATTTGTTTTGttaccaatgttttaaaacgttGAGGCGTAGCTCGAGGAGTTTTCGGAAGAGCTTCATATAAACAATCTATACTTATGTAGTTATAATtcttatatatagaacattAAGAGTAGACAAAAAACATTATTAATTGCCATTCATTCATAATAAGTAGAGTAGTAGAACCATATAATTcaataaaatgaaattaaagatttgaagttgagatttcaaatgatgtcattttgagttttgaaaaaaaaaaaaaaaaaaaaaatttgctagGCATGCGCCTTTGGAGCCTTAAGCAGCGCCTTTTAAGCTTTTTACGCCTTATTTTGCACTTTTTGCACCTCATCACCTTGGCATCAAAACTGACTCATTTTAATGTGAGTTTTACGCCTTTTGAGCCTCAATGCGTGCTTGAGGCGCGTTTTTTAATACATTGTTTGTTACCAATTGAGTTCCTTGCTATCAATCTTCTCTTCAAAATTAGTTCATTAattagtttattttgtttttaccaatttaatttattaaaattaattaGGACAGACCAGTTAAATGTGAAACTATTTTTGATTTAGTTTTGCAGTCAGTCCTTATATGGTTTATGATTGTTTCCAAGTTCCAATTAAAATGACGATTCTACATTGATTTGCACTTCCTTACATTATGAAACAGATCTTTTACATATGAAATTGATTGTGAACTGTGGTTCTACCGTTCTACCACTGAAAGCACTAAGAAATACAACAAAGAAATGAAAGTGACCTTTCAGTCATGATCAAAACTTTCCAAACAGCACTGAATTATCTCTGCGCGGATCATCTATCACATCACTGAACAGTGTATCCACACTTGTGTTCTTGGCCTTTTCAGCCAAGGACTCAAACAAAAAGTTCAGAAAATACTCTATTTCAAATTGATTCGCAACGTGAAGCAGTTGCACTATTCTCGTGGCACTCACGTCCTGGATGAACTCGGCCTGGAAGGCCTTCATTTCCTTCTCACCATCGTCAGCACCCTTTTTCTTGAGCTCTAGTTTCTTGGTGCAGTACTCGATCACCTTCTCCATCTGCCAGCTCTGCACGTAGGGGAAGGACAGAATCGTCTCGGGAGGAACATCATTCTCCTGGAAGACTTTCTTGAGAGTATCTGACTCCATTGCCACGTCTTCCTCCAACTCAAAGACCTTCTCCTCTGCGGTCCTTAAAAAGATCAACCTCTTTATTTCTTTGACGGCGGCGGTGGGGAGGCTGTCTTGGACGATGGACGAGTTGCTGTTGTCGGAAGTCGACATAGTTGTCTGAATTGGGTGACAGTTTAATTGGGAGGTTATAGCTTTGCTTGTAGAGGCTGCCTCTACTTGGGCGAATCTTTATAGTGATTTCTCAAGGTGTTTGCTTTATTACATGATAGTATTTGAGTAGAATGATACACGACCCACTGACATGGTTTGTTGAACAGATATGATCGCTTTTCAAGGTTAAATTGAAAGTCTGGTTTTCATTCTTTTCGCCAGCTGATTTTCATTACTTGTGTCAAAAAGAGTTAATTTAATTATCGGAATTCGAATATGAGAACTCACCAGTATATATCAATTGTTGTGATACGTTACTGACActgtcaaaaaataaaataacgtTCTCATATCTAAAATAATTTTACTAGTATTGATTATTCATACTTAATTAGCTGTAAAAGCAAAATCACACATTTCACGCCTTAATACGCCCCTTTCAGTTTGAACAACCATGGGGTCCTCCCAAAATAAATCATACATTTCAGAAGCCGGGTAGCAAATTTAAGATTATAAGGGATCCTAATCATGGTCTAAATTAATTGACCCATTTTCTAAGTAGGTGGTTAGGTTTAGGGTAAATTGCTGACAAAAAAGAGTAAGGGGATGTCTGtgcaaataaaatttctcaattCAGAAGGCGCCATTAAATATTTCTTATTATTGACTGAATTTCCAATATCAAAAATTAATCTAGCTATGTTAACAGTTCATATATGCAAGAATTATATATTAGTTTGGAATTGTCCATTAATTAATGCTAGGACATCTCATTTTGCTATTGCCATTTTGGATTCCATAGACGGCTAGACCAACCAAAAGATatcatgttttttttcttttttcttttttgaaaggaagATATCATGCCTTGAATATGATCAGGTAAAAAGATGCTTATGTCTTTTCAAATAAtgaaaattcttctatgcaccGAAAGTGCAAGTAAGGTTTAAGTTATAAGATGATATCAACCATtaatattaatttatatatattcaacatttttttaataaacaaaaagtttaTTTACTGTGGATTATTCATATTGGTGTAAGTGCACGTAAGTGCTCTAAATTcttctttaaaaagaaaaagaaaacttaaAACCAAAATTCCCGACCTCAGTTTTCAAGCACGTAACCTAACCCTAACCTTAAGAAAAGGTCACTCATGTGTTTTCACCTTTATGAATTACAATCTGGCGTTTCTATTCTTCAATTTCAGGGCCTTCGAAAGCCCACGAATAATCCTCGCGAATTTCCGCTTCCTCTTCAGGAGTATAATCATGCTGAACTCCAAATAAATTCCTGCAAGACTCGACCGTCTTATTCTTGGTCCTCTCAGCCATTAAGTGGCACAAATTCTCTAGCAAAACCTCAATTCCCAAGTAATCCACAGTCCAAAGGAGACAGCGCAAGTTGTCATCGCTCAAGTCCTTGTCGAACTCGGCCTGGAATGCCTCAAGGAATCGaccctctttcttttccatgaACTTAACACCGAACTTGGTCTCCAGCTCTTGAACCTTGGTGAAGAACTCGATGATCTTCACCATCTCCCAGCTATTCACGTTGGGGAGCAGAATAATGTCGTCCCTGGAAAAAGCATCGAGGGAGGTTTTGATGATGGCCGATTCCATTGCCAGGTTCTCTTCCAGCTCGAACTCCTGGCCATCTGACGTCCTCACGGAGATCTTCTTCTCTTCGGTGGCGATCAACATTGCTATAGGATTTTGGAAGGCAATTCTAGCAGGCTACGAGTTTTTTGTGTGAATCTGTGATTCTGTTTCGAACTTTGGACGAGGTCTATTCAGAATCCTCTACTTTCTGGACATGGATTTGAAATTAAATCCTCGTCTCAATAGGAGACCATATTAAAAATAACTTGCTATGAGGAATCGCATACACCTTTATAATTGAAtttattcattaaaaaaattacattttAAATCTAGTAAtacaactaaaataaataattgttggGCCGAAATTTTCAGTATTTTTTCTTGATCCAAAACAGTATCATGGATTTCGTTGCTGTATAGAGAACTTTTGAAAATGGCCAGCTTATCTCATTATTTTGCTGCCCAGACCTATCACTCCAGATCACCAATAAAATTTTGTCCCATTTTTGGAGAGCATTATGGAAAAGACTTGAAACTAAgctctaatatatatatatatatatatatatatatatatatatatatatatatatatatatatatatatacatacaaaaccgttcgagagcggacgtccgcaactcagaaaaagtgtggacgtcgctcctccggcctcgaTCAAGCGTCGATGGCGCGGCGTGGCTTGCCGGATGGAGGCCAGGGGTCTGCGAAGCCAGTCTGCAGTCGGGTGGAGTCGCTGACGATCGGTTTGTAGCGCTACCcagaaacctgcagttgcaggtgaggtcaatgcccagaaacctgcaaccccaacctcctccgacctcaatCGCTGCCCAGAAGCCATCTaggatgcctccggcctccgtccGGCAAGCCTGCGCCGCCGTCGGGGCCTGAAAGCTGCTGCTacgtcgacgtccgcactttagcgatagtgcggacgtccgtcTGTGAtcgggcatatatatatatgtcgagatgtggatatgcgaccaaaaagcgacccaaaactcgaagttcacactttaatttcaaagcggaactcagctctggaaatatatatatatatatatatttatatatatatatatatatatatttatagagcCGTTctagagcggacgtccgcaaacccagaaaaagtgctgacgtcgctcctccggcctcAATCAAGCTTCGACGGCGCGGCGGGGCTTGCAGGAGGGGGGCTAGGGGTCTGAGAAGCTGGTCTGTAGTCGGgaggagtcgccggcgacgaggTTGTAGAGTTGCCTAGAAGCttgcagttgcaggtcgggCCGCTGCCCAGAACGTGCAACCTCgatctcctccgacctcgatcgctgccTAGAAAGGTCCaggatgcctccggcctccctcctgcaagccTCGCGCCGCCTTTGCCGCTTGGAAACTGCTGctgcgtcgacgtccgcactttagcgacatTGCGGACGTCCGCCTGTGatcgggcctatatatatatatatatatatatatatatatatagagcaccTCCTACCAGTCTACCTCCCTTGTAACTTCACTCATTTAAGCGTGTGGTCGGAGACACTTAATTGGTCAATATTTGAAATAGAACTTCCTATTTTCGTAATGCGACTTT
It encodes:
- the LOC112201749 gene encoding FT-interacting protein 3; translation: MTNQEDFSLKETSPNISSRRISTGPVTSHDLVEHMQYLYVRIVKARELPLLCDPYVELKLGNYRGTTRPFQKTPNPVWNQVFAFPKDRIQDLTMEILVKDKAVVVDDQGQATIGKFSFIVPEAPMIIPPNSALAPEWYRLDGRNGVKIRGELMLSFWFGTQADEVFSEAWHADAAAVSEDCVSTTHSKVYLSPRLWYLRVNVIEAQDLILKVNSNKVETSDLFVTAGLGNLFTRSRISKNKSVNPKWNEDLMFVAAEPFDDPLVVSVVELVNKMEEHCIGMCVIPLSDVERRIGAAPPADKWYNLSMMVEGQQQEVKFASKLHMMISLDGGYHVLDEPTNNISDLLPSAKLLWRPPIGVLELGILNATGLSPIKNNKPSNQVWAYCVAKYGTKWVRTRTIVDSSEPKWNEQYTWEVYDPCTVITIGVFDNGHLQCGNNKLDLPMGKVRIRLSTLETDRVYTNSYPLVVPTPSGLKKMGEIQLAVRFSCSSLLNLLNQYSQPLLPKLHYILPLSIYQLATLRHQATNIISTRLGRAEPPLRKEVVDYMLDASAHIWSIRRGRANFNRIINLFDGFVALYKWFEEIRKWTNPIATGIVHVIFLVVLFFPGVILPTMFFYSCGLGIWRFRRRPRQIAFIDTELSTASNVTPEDLAEEFDPFPSGKNSIDDLRRRYDLLRSLGGRIQTVLGDIATLGERVQSLVSWRDPRATFMFVVFSFVAGVIAYVVPFRMLAIVAIFHELRHPSLRIDLPSFPQNFLRRMPARSDTMI
- the LOC112203326 gene encoding SKP1-like protein 20; the encoded protein is MSTSDNSNSSIVQDSLPTAAVKEIKRLIFLRTAEEKVFELEEDVAMESDTLKKVFQENDVPPETILSFPYVQSWQMEKVIEYCTKKLELKKKGADDGEKEMKAFQAEFIQDVSATRIVQLLHVANQFEIEYFLNFLFESLAEKAKNTSVDTLFSDVIDDPRRDNSVLFGKF
- the LOC112203327 gene encoding SKP1-like protein 4, coding for MLIATEEKKISVRTSDGQEFELEENLAMESAIIKTSLDAFSRDDIILLPNVNSWEMVKIIEFFTKVQELETKFGVKFMEKKEGRFLEAFQAEFDKDLSDDNLRCLLWTVDYLGIEVLLENLCHLMAERTKNKTVESCRNLFGVQHDYTPEEEAEIREDYSWAFEGPEIEE